From Granulicella sp. WH15, the proteins below share one genomic window:
- a CDS encoding efflux RND transporter periplasmic adaptor subunit: MATAEYRRSSSLWIWAGIIALITAAFFGIRSLTREQVEVRVAPVTHQNLLSTVSTNGKVEPVEEFQAHAPYPGVIDRIYVEVGQHVKPGTPLLRMADADVRARLATASTNLVTAQHDHQQMVQGGALEERNRFQADIDAAKTEQESAARNLTLVQQLQQRGSASASEVAAARQRADNADMVLKNAQLRATGRYAPADLSTSKARVEDAAAALAAAKSNLADANISSPIVGTVYSIPVSEYDYVPGGDDLMDVADLNRIQVRAYFDEPEIGKLLAGQAVKIVWDAKPNREWHGHILRAPTTVIPYGTRSVGECLITVDDAKEDLLPNTNVTVTVTTSERFNVLSIPREALHIEGANNFVYRVINNKLVRTPVKIDSVNLTRVQVLSGLTEKDTVALSATSNHDLANGLEVKPVE, encoded by the coding sequence ATGGCCACTGCTGAATACCGACGGAGTTCTTCGCTTTGGATCTGGGCAGGCATCATCGCCCTCATCACGGCCGCTTTTTTTGGCATTCGCTCCCTCACCCGCGAGCAGGTGGAGGTGCGCGTCGCCCCCGTGACCCACCAGAACCTGCTGAGCACCGTCTCGACCAACGGCAAGGTTGAGCCTGTGGAAGAGTTCCAGGCGCACGCCCCCTACCCCGGCGTCATCGATAGGATCTACGTCGAGGTCGGCCAGCACGTCAAGCCCGGAACCCCGCTGCTGCGGATGGCCGATGCCGACGTGCGCGCCCGCCTGGCCACCGCCTCCACCAACCTCGTCACTGCCCAGCACGACCACCAGCAGATGGTGCAGGGCGGAGCACTCGAGGAGCGCAACCGCTTCCAGGCCGACATCGACGCGGCCAAGACGGAGCAGGAGAGCGCCGCCAGGAACCTCACACTGGTCCAGCAGCTCCAGCAGCGCGGGTCGGCCTCGGCCAGCGAGGTAGCCGCCGCCAGACAGCGCGCAGATAACGCCGACATGGTTCTCAAGAACGCGCAGCTCCGCGCTACCGGCCGCTACGCCCCGGCCGATCTCTCCACCTCGAAGGCCCGTGTAGAGGACGCCGCAGCCGCACTCGCCGCGGCTAAAAGCAACCTCGCCGACGCGAATATCAGCTCTCCCATCGTGGGCACGGTCTACTCGATCCCGGTCTCGGAGTACGACTACGTCCCCGGCGGCGACGACCTGATGGACGTGGCCGACCTCAACCGTATCCAGGTCCGCGCCTACTTCGACGAGCCCGAGATCGGCAAGCTGCTGGCCGGTCAGGCCGTCAAGATCGTCTGGGACGCCAAGCCCAACCGAGAGTGGCACGGCCACATTCTGCGCGCGCCGACGACGGTCATTCCCTACGGAACCCGCAGCGTGGGCGAGTGCCTCATCACGGTCGATGACGCCAAGGAAGACCTGCTGCCCAACACCAATGTAACCGTAACGGTTACAACCTCGGAGCGCTTCAACGTCCTGAGCATCCCCCGCGAGGCCCTGCACATCGAGGGCGCCAACAACTTCGTGTACCGCGTGATCAATAACAAGCTCGTGCGCACGCCGGTCAAGATCGACTCCGTCAACCTGACCCGGGTACAGGTCCTCAGCGGCCTGACCGAGAAGGACACGGTCGCGCTCAGCGCCACGAGCAATCACGATCTCGCAAACGGCCTCGAAGTGAAGCCGGTGGAGTGA
- a CDS encoding tetratricopeptide repeat protein, translated as MHPARLLISGLLIVALGNGVSARADNAPAYRALQHGQVDEASSLLRLQLAQNPSDAGAHQLLCRAAYAEEMADTAVDECQKAVAAAPTSGENQMWLGRALGLKAAHANKLSAFGLARQAHNAFERAVQLSPENARAASDLGEYYIAAPGIVGGGSDKAHRLAQSISSRFPAQSHRLLALLAEKQGDLAGAEREFKAAVAAGESAEAYIDLGFFYQRHQRPDEAATTISKALAADRTRGEVLVDAASILTDANRLPDVAEKALREYLDSGTQTDAAPVFKVHVQLGKLLAARGDRTGAKQQYQAALALAANYGPARKALSSLG; from the coding sequence TTGCATCCAGCACGTCTGCTGATATCGGGGCTTCTGATCGTCGCCCTGGGTAACGGCGTCTCCGCCCGCGCGGACAATGCCCCCGCCTACCGGGCACTACAGCACGGCCAGGTGGACGAGGCCTCGTCCCTGCTGCGCTTGCAACTGGCCCAGAATCCCTCCGATGCCGGCGCCCACCAACTGCTCTGCCGCGCCGCCTACGCCGAGGAGATGGCCGACACCGCCGTCGACGAGTGCCAGAAGGCCGTCGCCGCTGCCCCCACCAGCGGCGAGAACCAGATGTGGCTCGGCCGCGCCCTGGGTCTGAAAGCTGCCCATGCCAACAAGCTCTCCGCCTTCGGACTGGCCCGCCAAGCTCACAATGCCTTCGAGCGCGCCGTACAGCTAAGCCCCGAGAACGCCCGCGCGGCCAGCGACCTGGGCGAGTACTATATCGCCGCCCCCGGTATCGTCGGCGGCGGATCGGATAAGGCCCACCGCCTGGCCCAGTCAATCTCGAGCCGCTTCCCCGCCCAGTCTCACCGCCTGCTGGCCCTTCTGGCCGAAAAGCAAGGCGACCTGGCCGGAGCCGAGCGCGAGTTCAAGGCAGCAGTCGCAGCAGGCGAGTCCGCCGAGGCCTACATCGACCTTGGCTTCTTCTACCAGCGCCACCAGCGCCCGGACGAGGCCGCCACCACCATCTCGAAGGCCCTCGCCGCCGACCGCACCCGTGGCGAGGTACTGGTGGACGCCGCCAGCATCCTGACCGATGCGAACCGCCTGCCGGACGTAGCCGAAAAGGCCCTGCGCGAGTACCTTGACTCGGGTACGCAAACCGACGCCGCGCCGGTCTTCAAAGTTCATGTGCAGCTAGGCAAGCTCCTGGCCGCCCGTGGCGACCGCACCGGAGCCAAACAGCAGTACCAGGCTGCGCTGGCCCTGGCTGCCAACTACGGTCCCGCCCGCAAGGCCCTCAGCAGTCTGGGTTGA